Sequence from the Acidobacteriota bacterium genome:
CTGGCGTTTCTGCCCAAGTCCATTGCCATGATCCTGGCGATACCGAGTCCGGTTGTTGTCGCCTACTTGACTGTCGTGCTGGCGATGACCTTCGTGCGTGGCATGACAGAAGTCGTGAGGGGCGGGATCGATCACCGCAAGGGAATGATCTCCGGTGTCGCTTTCTGGGTCGGAGTCGGGTGCCAGAACGACCTGCTGTTCCCCGAGCTTCTTTCGGAGTTGGCGGGTGGCCTGCTGGGAAACGGCATCACAGCCGGGGGGATCGTGGCAATCCTGATGACGCTGTTTCTGGAAGCGACGGCGCCGCGCCGCAGCCGGATCGAAGGGGATCTCAATCTTTCCGTGCTGCCGAAGATCAGGGAGTTTCTCGGTACGTTCGCGTCCCGCAGCGGCTGGGGGGCGAACATGGTAGACCGCCTCGATGCCGCCACCGAGGAAACGATTCTGACCTTGATCGGTGAGGGTGAGGACGACAAGAAGCGCGAACGGCGGCGCCTGCTGCTGCAGGCGCAAAAGGAAGCCGACGGCGCCGTGCTCGAGTTCGTTGCAGCCTCCGGCGAGGAGAACCTTCAGAACAGGATCGCACTGCTCACCGAGACGCCCGACGACCTGTTGATGGAGCGGGAGGTCTCGCTACGACTGCTGCGGCACATCGCCTCCTCCGTTCGCCATCAACAGTTCCACGACACGGATATCGTGACCGTCCACGTGAAAGTCCCGGAGACCAAACATGGGGGCTGAACCGTCGACCAGCCGGTGGCCGTTGGTGTTGCGCTTGCTGGCCGGGCCGGCCGCGTTCGCCATCGTCCGGGCCGCGCCGCTCGCCGGACTCGCGCCCGAGGCGCACTTCGCCCTCGGTGTGTACGCCTGGATCGTGGCGTGGTGGGTGACCAGGCCGGTGCCGTGGGCGGTCACCAGCTTCCTGCCGTTCGTCCTCCTGCCAATCGGCGCGGAGATGGGCTTATCCAATGTGGCTGATACTTACGGGCATGTAATTCTGCCCTACCTGGTAGGCGTCATGCTCTTCGGCCATGCCTTTCAAAAGCACGGTCTGGCTCGAAGGATCGCCCTGGCCGCGCTGTGCGTTCCGGGTGTGGCCCGTTCCAGCGGTGGCTTGATACTGGCAATCCTGGTCGTATCCGCGGTGATGTCCGCGGTGGTCAGTGACCTGGCGGTCATCGTGATGATGACGCCCATCGCGTTGTCGGTCATACATTCGGTGGCGCCCGGCGCGACGCGCATGTCGGCCGCGGCGAGCCTGGCCGTTTTGTACGGTGCCGCGGCCGGAGGGCTGGCAACGCCGGCAGGCATCGTTTTCAATGCGATGACCCTCTCGCTGCTGGACCAGTTTACCGGCTACAGCGTCAGCTTCACACAGTGGGTGTCAACCGGGGTCATCCTGACGGCGGCCCACTTCCCGGTCTGCTATCTGATCCTGAAGTTCATGCTGCCACTCGAAGTGAAGTCAATCCCCAATGCTCGCGCCCGCTTCCTCAAGGAACGTGAGCAATTGGGCCCCGTGAGCCGGGGCGAGAGGAACGTCCTGTTCGTGCTGATTCTGATGCTGGTGCTGTGGACCCTGCCCACGGTCGCCGAGATCGAGTTTCTCGAGATCTGGTACGTGCCCCCGGTGGCCATGGTGCTGCTCTTCGTGCTGCCGGCGGACCCAAAGCGCGGTGAAATGACCCTGGAGGCCGGGGACTTTCAGAAAGGCGTCGGATGGAATGTGCTGTTCCTGGTGCTCGGCGGGATGGC
This genomic interval carries:
- a CDS encoding SLC13 family permease; amino-acid sequence: MGAEPSTSRWPLVLRLLAGPAAFAIVRAAPLAGLAPEAHFALGVYAWIVAWWVTRPVPWAVTSFLPFVLLPIGAEMGLSNVADTYGHVILPYLVGVMLFGHAFQKHGLARRIALAALCVPGVARSSGGLILAILVVSAVMSAVVSDLAVIVMMTPIALSVIHSVAPGATRMSAAASLAVLYGAAAGGLATPAGIVFNAMTLSLLDQFTGYSVSFTQWVSTGVILTAAHFPVCYLILKFMLPLEVKSIPNARARFLKEREQLGPVSRGERNVLFVLILMLVLWTLPTVAEIEFLEIWYVPPVAMVLLFVLPADPKRGEMTLEAGDFQKGVGWNVLFLVLGGMALADALTTLGAIDWLAGMLTGNVTAGVLPWVAGLATMLLTQLGSGAATSMMVSTILFPIADTLGYNSTILARIIAGTAQAVAFPWSSPASATTFSFGAVGFGTMFKVGLIATVLTSIVVIALSMILVPAMEAFTVG